One stretch of bacterium DNA includes these proteins:
- a CDS encoding RMD1 family protein yields MTLARFAGRRSLGARALVLGHHVNLRSVDPATRLAAAPLVVTAGAGGCAVLFRYGAAVLVGLEPAEAETFLAALRPLVREPYPSPESEELELALEPAGEERLADGRLALQAFDVARIQVVADALAKSAVLEHYEKAVAAVFDELEPLAEALSRGRPRVRGRALVRHVGRTLDIQQRMVGRVEVEEKPEALWERPDLERLYQRLAEEYELPERHRALERKLELIARTAQTLLTLQYNRRSLRVEWYIVALIVLEILLTLRERFF; encoded by the coding sequence GTGACGCTGGCACGGTTCGCAGGGCGCCGCTCCCTCGGGGCGCGCGCGCTGGTGCTCGGGCACCACGTGAACCTGCGCTCGGTCGACCCCGCCACGCGCCTCGCCGCCGCGCCGCTCGTGGTCACCGCCGGCGCCGGCGGCTGCGCCGTGCTCTTCCGCTACGGGGCGGCGGTCCTCGTCGGCCTCGAGCCGGCGGAGGCCGAGACCTTCCTCGCGGCGTTGCGGCCGCTCGTGCGCGAGCCCTACCCCTCCCCCGAGAGCGAGGAGCTGGAGCTGGCGCTCGAGCCGGCGGGCGAGGAGCGCCTCGCCGACGGCCGCCTGGCGCTCCAGGCCTTCGACGTGGCGCGCATCCAGGTCGTGGCCGACGCGCTCGCCAAGAGCGCCGTGCTCGAGCACTACGAGAAGGCGGTGGCCGCCGTCTTCGACGAGCTCGAGCCGCTGGCCGAGGCCCTGAGCCGGGGACGGCCGCGCGTGCGGGGCCGCGCGCTCGTGCGCCACGTCGGCCGCACCCTCGACATCCAGCAGCGCATGGTCGGGCGCGTCGAGGTCGAGGAGAAGCCCGAGGCGCTCTGGGAGCGCCCCGACCTCGAGCGGCTCTACCAGCGCCTGGCCGAGGAGTACGAGCTGCCCGAGCGCCACCGCGCGCTCGAGCGCAAGCTCGAGCTGATCGCCCGCACGGCGCAGACGCTGCTGACCCTGCAGTACAACCGGCGCAGCCTGCGCGTGGAGTGGTACATCGTGGCCCTCATCGTGCTGGAGATCCTGCTGACGCTGCGGGAGCGCTTCTTTTGA
- the bamA gene encoding outer membrane protein assembly factor BamA, with protein sequence AAGLAARPAAAQLLPDAAAGGATGGAAAPVPIVTDIVVTGTRMVEATTVRARIGSREGAPYDPGQVTKDIRAIYELGSFQDVAVDAEGFEGGLRLTYRLTERPLLRDVAYTGNKEIEGKDLTEKAAFALNVPYNPATVTAAVERIRSLYREKGYYQVLVRTDAEPSGEGQVRLKVIIEEGAKYKLVEVDVRGARAVPASDVRGALKTSPWTIFSWLTESGKFSPELLQEDRQRIVSFYQDRGYIEVRVGEPEIAVDDKEHTVKVVFTVSEGAQYRLGQTSLQGDDLVPLDEIRRLIVLKEGDVFRRSLFAQGIAAVNGRYAARGYAFVQVDYTTKVDPETRRIDVAFLVQRGPEARIGRITISGNVSTRDRVIRRELTFAEGDVFNSDELQRSRQKLMNLGALGQPYFEQVDLMPRPRGEDVIDVDIEVKERLTGQLQFGITYSPEDKLMGMLSIAEVNLLGRGQSLQLKVQYSKTRENYAIRFYEPSIHDGPWGAGFALYDEIADYDEYDQKKVGGELRLGRRLGADLRGEVALKHERVNVMNVEADASGYIKGQAGESTTNSLKLTLARDSRDNIMSPTRGSRTALTGELAGGPFGGDNYFTKTSIEHSIYVPLLWRFVGMAHGGYARLDGFSGHEAPLSEKYFLGGSYSMRGFEFREVSPRDENGDPIGGTEQLLFNFELILGILPAQGLNAVVFYDTGNVWADVGDVSLGDLRKDWGYGVRWMSPLGPMRFEWGYIIDPREGEHSQGFSFIIGGAF encoded by the coding sequence CCGCCGCCGGCCTCGCCGCGCGTCCCGCGGCGGCACAGCTCCTTCCCGACGCCGCCGCGGGGGGGGCGACCGGGGGCGCGGCCGCGCCGGTGCCCATCGTCACCGACATCGTCGTCACCGGCACGCGGATGGTCGAGGCGACGACGGTCCGCGCACGCATCGGCAGCCGCGAGGGCGCGCCCTACGACCCCGGGCAGGTCACCAAGGACATCCGCGCGATCTACGAGCTGGGCTCCTTCCAGGACGTCGCCGTCGACGCGGAGGGCTTCGAGGGCGGGCTGCGGCTGACCTACCGGCTCACCGAGCGGCCGCTGCTGCGGGACGTGGCCTACACGGGCAACAAGGAGATCGAGGGCAAGGACCTGACCGAGAAGGCCGCCTTCGCCCTCAACGTCCCCTACAATCCGGCGACCGTCACCGCGGCGGTGGAGCGCATCCGCTCCCTCTACCGGGAGAAGGGGTACTACCAGGTCCTCGTGCGCACCGACGCCGAGCCCTCCGGCGAGGGGCAGGTCCGGCTCAAGGTGATCATCGAGGAGGGCGCCAAGTACAAGCTCGTCGAGGTCGACGTGCGCGGCGCCCGGGCCGTGCCCGCGTCCGACGTGCGCGGCGCGCTCAAGACCTCGCCCTGGACCATCTTCTCCTGGCTCACCGAGTCGGGAAAGTTCTCGCCGGAGCTGCTCCAGGAGGACCGCCAGCGCATCGTGAGCTTCTACCAGGACCGCGGCTACATCGAGGTGCGCGTCGGCGAGCCGGAGATCGCCGTCGACGACAAGGAGCACACGGTGAAGGTGGTCTTCACCGTCTCCGAGGGGGCGCAGTACCGCCTCGGCCAGACCTCGCTCCAGGGCGACGACCTCGTGCCCCTGGACGAGATCCGCAGGCTCATCGTCCTCAAGGAGGGCGACGTCTTCCGCCGCTCGCTCTTCGCCCAGGGGATCGCGGCGGTGAACGGCCGCTACGCCGCCAGGGGCTATGCCTTCGTCCAGGTGGACTACACGACGAAGGTCGACCCGGAGACCCGCCGGATCGACGTCGCCTTCCTCGTCCAGCGCGGCCCCGAGGCCCGCATCGGGCGCATCACGATCTCCGGCAACGTCTCGACGCGCGACCGCGTCATCCGCCGCGAGCTGACCTTCGCCGAGGGGGACGTCTTCAACAGCGACGAGCTGCAGCGCAGCCGCCAGAAGCTCATGAACCTGGGCGCGCTGGGCCAGCCCTACTTCGAGCAGGTCGACCTGATGCCCCGCCCCCGCGGCGAGGACGTCATCGACGTCGACATCGAGGTCAAGGAGCGCCTCACCGGGCAGCTGCAGTTCGGCATCACCTACAGCCCCGAGGACAAGCTGATGGGGATGCTCTCGATCGCGGAGGTCAACCTCCTCGGGCGCGGCCAGTCCCTGCAGCTCAAGGTCCAGTACTCCAAGACCCGCGAGAACTACGCGATCAGGTTCTACGAGCCGTCGATCCACGACGGCCCCTGGGGCGCCGGCTTCGCGCTCTACGACGAGATCGCCGACTACGACGAGTACGACCAGAAGAAAGTCGGCGGCGAGCTGCGGCTCGGCCGCCGCCTCGGCGCCGACCTGCGCGGCGAGGTCGCCCTCAAGCACGAGCGGGTCAACGTGATGAACGTCGAGGCCGACGCCTCCGGCTACATCAAGGGCCAGGCGGGCGAGTCGACGACCAACAGCCTGAAGCTGACCCTGGCCCGCGACTCGCGCGACAACATCATGAGCCCGACGCGCGGCAGCCGCACGGCGCTCACGGGCGAGCTCGCCGGCGGGCCCTTCGGCGGCGACAACTACTTCACCAAGACATCCATCGAGCACAGCATCTACGTGCCGCTGCTCTGGCGCTTCGTCGGCATGGCGCACGGCGGGTACGCGCGGCTCGACGGCTTCAGCGGCCACGAGGCGCCGCTGAGCGAGAAGTACTTCCTCGGCGGTAGCTACTCGATGCGCGGCTTCGAGTTCCGCGAGGTCTCGCCGCGGGACGAGAACGGCGACCCGATCGGCGGCACCGAGCAGCTGCTCTTCAACTTCGAGCTGATCCTCGGGATCCTGCCCGCGCAGGGGCTCAACGCCGTCGTCTTCTACGACACCGGCAACGTCTGGGCGGACGTGGGCGACGTTTCCCTCGGCGATCTGCGCAAGGACTGGGGCTACGGCGTGCGCTGGATGTCGCCGCTGGGCCCGATGCGCTTCGAGTGGGGCTACATCATCGACCCCCGCGAGGGCGAGCACAGCCAGGGCTTCTCCTTCATCATCGGCGGCGCCTTCTAG